In one Cryptosporangium minutisporangium genomic region, the following are encoded:
- the metF gene encoding methylenetetrahydrofolate reductase [NAD(P)H], with amino-acid sequence MATGLVNSKHASSAAGSTRERRTSVGDLVRDDAPTFSFEFFPPKTDAGERQLWQAIRELEALQPSFVSITYGAGGSSRDRTVSITERIASETTLLPMAHLTAVNHSVAELRNVIGHYAAVGVHDVLVLRGDPPGDPQAEWIAHPEGYSYASDLVKLVKDSGEFCVGVAAFPEKHPRSPDLESDVRFFVEKCRAGADFAITQFFFDWQDWARLRDAAEASGCDVPIVPGVMPVTNVSQIERMAVLSGAAFPEDLAERLRAVADDPLAVRAIGVEVATALSERLLAEGAPGIHFITLNRSAATREVHANLSPRWAARPARR; translated from the coding sequence ATGGCAACCGGTCTCGTTAACTCGAAACACGCGTCCTCAGCAGCGGGTTCGACGCGGGAACGGCGAACCTCCGTCGGCGACCTGGTGCGGGACGACGCACCGACGTTCTCGTTCGAATTCTTCCCGCCGAAGACCGACGCCGGGGAGCGCCAGCTCTGGCAGGCGATCCGCGAGCTGGAGGCGTTGCAGCCCTCGTTCGTCTCGATCACCTACGGCGCGGGCGGGTCCAGCCGTGACCGGACGGTGTCGATCACCGAGCGGATCGCCTCGGAGACCACGCTGCTGCCGATGGCGCACCTCACCGCCGTGAACCACTCGGTGGCCGAGCTGCGGAACGTGATCGGGCACTACGCGGCGGTCGGCGTGCACGACGTGCTGGTGCTGCGCGGTGACCCGCCGGGCGACCCGCAGGCCGAGTGGATCGCCCATCCGGAGGGCTACAGCTACGCCAGCGACCTGGTGAAGCTGGTGAAGGACTCCGGCGAGTTCTGCGTCGGCGTCGCCGCGTTCCCGGAGAAGCACCCGCGCTCGCCCGACCTGGAGTCCGACGTGCGGTTCTTCGTCGAGAAGTGCCGGGCCGGTGCGGACTTCGCGATCACTCAGTTCTTCTTCGACTGGCAGGACTGGGCCCGGCTGCGGGACGCGGCCGAGGCCTCCGGCTGCGACGTGCCGATCGTGCCCGGCGTGATGCCGGTGACCAACGTGTCGCAGATCGAGCGGATGGCTGTCCTGTCCGGGGCCGCGTTCCCAGAGGACCTCGCCGAGCGGCTGCGCGCGGTCGCGGACGACCCGCTGGCCGTGCGGGCGATCGGCGTCGAGGTCGCGACGGCGCTGTCCGAGCGGCTGCTCGCCGAGGGCGCACCCGGCATTCACTTCATCACGCTGAACCGCAGCGCCGCGACCCGCGAAGTCCACGCCAACCTGTCACCTCGGTGGGCGGCCCGCCCAGCACGACGCTGA